Proteins found in one Methanospirillum hungatei JF-1 genomic segment:
- a CDS encoding FAD-dependent oxidoreductase — MPEVTVYSTQNCPYCRLAKAFLDRNNIPYRSVDVGIDRKAAKEMVELSGQYGVPVIVAGEEVIVGFDTDKLRALFTTGKKPDMFDVIIVGAGPAGLTAALYCVRKNLKTLMISPDIGGQALESWNIENYMGYRMITGDDLMAKFEEQIRELEIRIELDQVNSLLPTSGGFSVKTVSDQEYKGKTIILSQGKKPRKLGVAREEEFIGRGLSVCATCDGPIFKEKVVGVVGGGNSALTTALEMSGIAKEVHLIVRSSIRADAVYTSQYAQKQNIITHTGYEVTELIGDDRLSGIIITNRETGEKKTLKLDGLFTEIGWIPNTSFVEGLLKLNDQKEIVIDINCRTSAPGIFAAGDVTSIAGKQIIIACGEGAKAALSAFDYLMTQ; from the coding sequence ATGCCAGAGGTCACGGTCTATTCAACTCAGAACTGTCCATACTGCCGGCTTGCAAAAGCGTTTTTAGACAGAAATAATATTCCATACCGCTCGGTAGATGTGGGAATTGACCGGAAAGCAGCCAAGGAGATGGTTGAACTCTCAGGACAATATGGGGTTCCGGTCATCGTTGCAGGTGAGGAGGTCATCGTCGGATTCGATACAGACAAACTCAGGGCCCTGTTTACCACCGGAAAAAAGCCGGATATGTTTGATGTGATTATTGTCGGTGCAGGCCCTGCAGGCCTGACTGCTGCGTTATACTGTGTCAGGAAGAATCTGAAAACGCTTATGATATCACCGGACATCGGAGGTCAGGCTCTTGAGAGCTGGAATATTGAGAATTACATGGGATACCGGATGATCACCGGTGATGACCTGATGGCGAAGTTTGAAGAGCAGATCCGGGAACTGGAGATCAGGATTGAACTTGATCAGGTCAACTCTCTTCTCCCGACCAGTGGCGGATTCTCGGTGAAAACCGTATCAGACCAGGAATATAAAGGAAAAACAATAATCCTTTCCCAGGGAAAAAAGCCAAGAAAACTCGGTGTGGCAAGAGAAGAGGAGTTCATCGGAAGGGGTCTTTCAGTCTGTGCAACATGTGACGGGCCGATCTTTAAAGAGAAGGTGGTTGGAGTTGTCGGTGGGGGGAACTCAGCGCTTACGACTGCACTTGAGATGAGTGGTATTGCAAAAGAAGTGCATCTCATTGTCCGGAGCAGCATTCGGGCTGATGCAGTGTACACCTCACAATACGCGCAAAAGCAGAACATCATCACCCATACCGGATATGAAGTGACCGAACTTATCGGAGATGACCGGCTTTCAGGCATTATTATTACAAACCGGGAGACCGGTGAGAAGAAGACCTTAAAGCTTGACGGATTGTTCACGGAGATAGGATGGATTCCAAATACTTCCTTTGTTGAGGGATTGCTCAAATTAAATGATCAGAAAGAGATTGTGATAGATATTAACTGCCGGACCAGTGCTCCTGGTATATTTGCTGCCGGGGATGTCACCTCAATTGCAGGAAAACAGATCATCATTGCCTGTGGTGAAGGGGCAAAAGCAGCTCTTTCAGCATTTGACTATCTGATGACACAGTAG
- a CDS encoding response regulator, with protein MPTVLIIDDEDLDRKVLHSILLSAGYEVVGTARSGEEGIKLSRTLKPDLITIDLMMPKMNGMEVLIKLMKENAKTNALICTSAHSDPVVDLAMRYGAKGYIIKPFQARSLLATVKEVVGAPDPARMNVWNF; from the coding sequence ATGCCAACGGTACTTATTATTGACGACGAGGATCTTGATCGGAAAGTCCTTCACTCCATTCTGCTTTCTGCAGGGTATGAAGTAGTCGGGACAGCACGAAGCGGAGAAGAGGGGATAAAACTCAGTCGAACACTCAAGCCTGATCTTATCACCATAGATCTTATGATGCCGAAGATGAACGGGATGGAGGTCCTCATAAAACTGATGAAGGAGAATGCCAAGACAAACGCTTTGATCTGCACATCAGCCCATTCTGACCCGGTTGTTGATCTGGCCATGCGATATGGGGCAAAGGGATATATCATCAAACCATTCCAGGCCAGATCCCTCCTCGCAACCGTAAAGGAAGTAGTCGGAGCACCTGACCCTGCACGGATGAATGTGTGGAATTTTTAA
- a CDS encoding response regulator, producing MGILIVDDTDFDRNLLRSILLSAGYEISGLATCGEEGIRQYHALKPNLVMLDLIMPDINGIEVLRRIRIDAPDAKVMMCTSVGEESMVDLARRMGARGYVVKPYIADNLLGAVQKILGPPGKSRT from the coding sequence ATGGGAATCCTGATTGTAGACGATACAGACTTTGATCGCAATCTCCTCAGATCCATTCTGCTCTCTGCGGGGTATGAGATATCAGGCCTTGCTACCTGTGGTGAAGAGGGAATCAGGCAATATCATGCATTAAAGCCAAATCTGGTCATGCTCGATCTCATTATGCCAGACATCAACGGAATTGAGGTCCTGCGAAGGATCAGGATCGATGCCCCTGATGCAAAGGTAATGATGTGTACATCAGTCGGTGAGGAGAGCATGGTAGACCTTGCCAGGCGGATGGGTGCACGGGGATATGTAGTAAAGCCCTATATCGCGGATAATCTTCTTGGTGCAGTTCAGAAAATTCTCGGTCCGCCGGGAAAATCCAGAACCTGA
- a CDS encoding M13 family metallopeptidase codes for MNSNTIIFQNTSREKHSVITIRMMSHSTVVPVSVLITILVLTGPVLGTPISTATPPGMNLSIDPGEDFFSYANYHWIADHPVPEDQKFYTAFEEVKELVDSRVRTLVEEAASDYDAEKGTPRQLLGSFYRAALNDESNARTGLTPVQDELEEIAQASDRSEIRIVTSNLTARGLDPFFILYIDENPEKRKELIATIETGDFTIRFPPFYELEFDEAIRVQNLMKEYVTTTFMEQGMDREKALHAADVVFRIERRMAQAEMGMNTSHANSSEELKAGTYQVADLRTLFPGISWDALLERSGRPDLQEIYIMNPHYLREVGRILSSEPVEDLKLFLTWRVLQYAAPYATPEMQERYYEFYDVKLSKGEITPQKDRIFGIMNLYLGNPIAHLYVDRYFSASDKAKAEEIVRNIREVMRERVQNLSWMSQETKDIALLKMDYLKEQAGYPEEWGQYRNLTIEDTSYLENMLALTEYFTNGSLQLSGEPSDPDVWYVSPHGVEAHYDLVHNRIIAPAGFLNPPFFDPKIDDAWNYGSFGWVYGHELIHMIDIGGQQYHPDGKKENWWTDSDANEYFHAAWPLIVQVNSTQVQDNLTLNGTQMLIESSADLGGLTLAYNAFLKSRSDPDTLDIPGIDGLTDRQRFFVAFAQAMRGNITDENLRNVTATEDHPWNKFRVNTIPYHLDAFYEAFPDINPGDSLYLNETERARLW; via the coding sequence ATGAATTCCAATACTATCATCTTTCAGAATACATCGCGCGAAAAACATTCAGTAATTACTATCAGGATGATGTCACACTCCACCGTAGTTCCCGTATCAGTCCTGATCACTATTCTGGTCCTGACCGGTCCGGTGCTTGGCACTCCGATCTCCACAGCAACGCCGCCAGGTATGAACCTGTCAATTGATCCAGGAGAGGATTTCTTTTCATACGCAAATTACCACTGGATTGCCGACCATCCGGTCCCTGAAGATCAAAAATTCTATACTGCTTTTGAAGAAGTAAAAGAGTTGGTTGACAGCCGGGTGAGAACGCTTGTAGAAGAAGCAGCATCAGATTATGATGCAGAAAAGGGAACCCCCCGGCAGTTACTCGGATCATTTTACCGTGCAGCCCTGAACGATGAGTCAAATGCAAGGACAGGACTTACCCCGGTCCAGGATGAACTTGAGGAAATTGCACAGGCATCGGATCGGAGTGAGATTCGCATTGTCACATCAAATCTCACCGCACGGGGACTTGACCCATTTTTTATCCTGTATATTGATGAAAACCCGGAGAAGAGAAAGGAGCTTATCGCGACCATAGAGACCGGTGATTTCACCATCCGGTTCCCTCCATTCTATGAACTTGAATTTGATGAGGCCATCAGGGTTCAGAATCTGATGAAAGAGTATGTCACTACAACCTTCATGGAACAGGGAATGGATCGTGAAAAAGCCCTCCATGCAGCCGATGTGGTATTCAGGATTGAACGACGGATGGCTCAGGCCGAGATGGGTATGAATACTTCCCATGCAAACTCCTCTGAAGAACTCAAAGCCGGAACATACCAGGTAGCGGATCTGCGTACCCTCTTTCCAGGTATCAGCTGGGATGCTCTTCTGGAGAGATCAGGAAGACCTGATCTTCAGGAGATTTACATTATGAACCCGCATTACCTTCGGGAAGTGGGCAGGATACTCTCATCAGAACCGGTTGAAGATCTGAAACTCTTCCTGACCTGGCGGGTTCTCCAGTATGCAGCACCTTATGCCACCCCTGAAATGCAGGAGCGGTATTATGAATTTTATGATGTGAAACTCTCAAAAGGGGAGATAACACCTCAAAAGGATCGGATTTTTGGCATCATGAACCTCTACCTGGGAAACCCGATCGCCCATCTGTATGTGGATCGGTATTTTAGTGCTTCTGACAAGGCAAAGGCAGAAGAGATCGTCCGGAATATCAGGGAGGTAATGAGGGAACGGGTGCAGAACCTCTCCTGGATGAGTCAGGAGACGAAGGATATTGCCCTTTTAAAGATGGATTACCTGAAAGAGCAGGCAGGATATCCGGAGGAGTGGGGGCAGTACCGGAACCTGACCATCGAAGACACGTCATACCTTGAAAACATGCTGGCCCTGACTGAATACTTCACCAACGGGAGCCTGCAGCTCTCTGGTGAGCCCTCCGACCCGGATGTCTGGTATGTATCCCCGCATGGTGTTGAGGCACACTATGATCTTGTCCATAACCGGATCATTGCCCCGGCTGGATTTTTAAACCCGCCCTTCTTTGATCCGAAGATCGATGATGCCTGGAATTACGGTTCATTCGGCTGGGTGTACGGCCATGAACTCATTCACATGATCGACATTGGTGGCCAGCAGTATCACCCTGATGGTAAAAAGGAGAATTGGTGGACAGACAGCGATGCTAACGAATATTTCCATGCGGCATGGCCTCTGATAGTGCAGGTTAATTCAACGCAGGTTCAAGATAACCTGACCCTGAACGGGACACAGATGCTGATAGAGAGTTCAGCAGATCTTGGAGGCCTTACGCTTGCATATAATGCATTTCTCAAATCCCGATCAGATCCCGATACACTTGATATACCGGGAATTGACGGCCTGACTGATAGGCAGCGGTTCTTTGTTGCATTTGCCCAGGCCATGCGGGGGAATATTACCGATGAGAATCTGCGTAATGTTACCGCCACAGAGGATCATCCCTGGAATAAATTCAGAGTAAATACAATCCCTTACCACCTGGATGCATTCTATGAGGCATTTCCTGATATCAATCCTGGTGATTCACTCTACCTGAACGAGACTGAGCGGGCACGACTCTGGTGA
- a CDS encoding PKD domain-containing protein, translating to MKDVRTAMDPSDNHYHFVLIIIVISLIIAAGISVLFTAGPGPEQSSNTSLLPHISDSSGQDLSSADSWIVRILWVDHQNRTYSFQDYPQETRPDPDVYTFQGDPPPGAEAAMIRFLSWDGSTERTQGARYIMDQEMVTSVLNRYSLMASLSALPVATPLATQTPVPSGTPVPGMLIPESGVVCRNADGSYTARFGYISRHDHPVSLPVGELNMFHPGSADRGQPVVFLPGIHHDVFTITYPADATNQAWSLMNKQVSVGTVPEVNTIITIEPVSGYAPLEVRFSQRSTGSVTNNPLSGTWNLGDGTTTSESDPFFHRYENPGRYLVSYTVSNLCSQARDTGVVDVYRASYTWEDDPNDPATIRFHSTSGGDPDVWFWDFGDGYTSWEENPVHRYQNPGTYKVGLTLSGKHGKGTVVHSIIVPSL from the coding sequence ATGAAAGATGTAAGAACTGCAATGGATCCGTCTGATAACCACTATCATTTCGTTCTTATCATCATTGTTATATCACTCATTATCGCTGCAGGAATATCTGTTTTATTTACCGCTGGACCAGGTCCGGAACAGAGCAGCAATACATCGCTTCTTCCTCACATTTCCGACAGTTCCGGACAGGACCTGAGTTCTGCTGATAGCTGGATTGTACGAATTTTATGGGTCGATCACCAGAACCGAACCTACTCTTTTCAGGATTATCCACAAGAAACAAGACCGGATCCTGATGTGTATACCTTTCAAGGAGATCCTCCTCCCGGGGCAGAGGCAGCCATGATCCGGTTTCTCTCCTGGGACGGGAGTACTGAACGAACACAGGGAGCGCGCTACATCATGGACCAGGAGATGGTAACATCTGTCCTGAACCGATACAGCCTGATGGCTTCCCTGTCAGCTCTGCCGGTTGCCACCCCTCTCGCTACCCAGACTCCTGTTCCATCCGGGACACCGGTTCCGGGGATGCTGATTCCTGAATCCGGAGTGGTATGCAGAAATGCCGATGGTTCTTATACTGCCAGATTCGGGTATATATCCAGACATGATCACCCGGTTTCCCTTCCGGTCGGGGAATTAAATATGTTTCATCCCGGTTCTGCAGACAGGGGTCAGCCGGTTGTTTTTCTGCCTGGAATTCACCACGATGTCTTCACGATCACATACCCTGCTGATGCAACCAACCAGGCCTGGTCTTTGATGAATAAACAAGTATCAGTCGGGACGGTCCCTGAAGTAAATACCATAATTACTATCGAACCAGTATCAGGATATGCGCCACTTGAGGTCAGATTCAGCCAGCGCTCAACCGGGTCGGTGACGAACAATCCCCTGTCAGGGACATGGAATCTCGGAGATGGAACAACAACGTCAGAATCAGATCCATTCTTTCACCGGTATGAAAACCCCGGACGATATCTCGTCAGTTATACGGTCTCAAATCTTTGCAGCCAGGCACGGGATACGGGGGTCGTTGATGTGTATCGTGCATCATATACCTGGGAAGATGATCCCAATGATCCAGCCACCATCAGGTTTCATTCCACATCCGGTGGGGATCCTGACGTCTGGTTCTGGGATTTTGGTGATGGATATACCTCGTGGGAGGAGAATCCTGTTCACCGGTATCAGAATCCGGGAACCTATAAAGTCGGTCTGACCTTGTCAGGAAAGCATGGGAAAGGAACCGTAGTACATAGTATCATTGTTCCTTCTTTATAG
- a CDS encoding tetratricopeptide repeat protein: MMDDDIQILYKNGIEAYRRGELQKASDLLMQVVEASEEDHRAWNALGVVFTRMKKYEDAEVCFENALTLDPSNEVYMRNREKNQGHMKKSVKDHLSALQLPQLSEIPVLYRAIGIVGIIALIVMLALVLPPVLNPPPQALSSGEIPVIIDITEDLVIINNPGGPGLEKVQKFEITVNNQSMDSLGPVPRILNPYPPSTLAIPIDDLYPVSDNNIVTFRVTALFQDESSREVITKTLTLPVIEEEPVIEEPVFIPHDPLFKPGDVLLRKENGTYLLISELLPDNQYRIEELIRRNDGYFVVQPGLARNGSMQEYELLYQKTAELPVPADSVFKPATPYQARSTTTSAAGKNPLYVPGDLISRSSGSTQEVRVVLGYDPATDEYAIDTISRYYTGEWGYRPDTTAEWMSRADLEHTYPARVNRIALSQIGIGADSSPPGTEPKYREGDIVARDRGADAAQLLILSYNPKTGEYGTDIIRRSYDGGWVRDGQNTPVLRSTLERQYPYKARNVDVSLVKIR; the protein is encoded by the coding sequence ATGATGGATGATGATATTCAGATACTGTATAAAAATGGAATTGAGGCATATCGGAGAGGAGAATTACAAAAGGCATCCGATCTCCTGATGCAGGTGGTTGAGGCATCAGAAGAAGATCATCGTGCCTGGAATGCCCTGGGGGTGGTCTTTACCAGGATGAAAAAATATGAAGATGCCGAAGTGTGCTTTGAGAATGCCCTTACTCTTGACCCCTCCAATGAAGTATACATGAGAAACAGGGAGAAGAATCAAGGCCATATGAAAAAAAGTGTGAAGGATCACCTCTCCGCATTACAACTCCCTCAGCTTTCAGAAATTCCTGTTTTATATCGTGCCATCGGGATTGTCGGCATTATCGCCCTTATCGTCATGCTAGCCCTGGTTCTCCCTCCTGTTCTCAATCCTCCTCCACAAGCACTATCATCTGGAGAGATCCCGGTGATCATTGATATCACCGAAGATCTGGTGATCATCAATAATCCCGGTGGCCCTGGTTTAGAAAAGGTGCAGAAATTTGAGATAACAGTAAACAATCAGAGCATGGACTCACTCGGCCCCGTCCCCCGGATATTGAATCCATATCCTCCCTCAACCCTGGCAATACCTATTGATGACCTCTATCCTGTCTCTGATAATAATATTGTCACATTCCGGGTGACTGCACTGTTCCAGGATGAATCTTCCCGTGAGGTAATAACAAAGACCCTGACCCTCCCGGTGATAGAGGAAGAACCGGTTATCGAAGAACCGGTATTCATCCCCCATGATCCGCTGTTTAAACCCGGGGATGTTCTGCTCAGAAAAGAGAATGGGACCTACCTGCTCATCTCTGAACTTCTGCCAGATAACCAGTACCGGATTGAGGAATTAATCAGACGAAATGACGGGTATTTTGTAGTTCAGCCAGGCCTTGCCAGGAATGGAAGCATGCAGGAGTACGAGTTGCTCTATCAGAAAACTGCAGAGCTGCCGGTACCGGCTGATTCAGTCTTCAAACCTGCAACTCCCTATCAGGCACGAAGCACCACGACCTCTGCAGCAGGAAAAAACCCTCTCTATGTTCCCGGTGATCTCATCTCCCGGTCATCAGGATCCACCCAGGAGGTACGTGTTGTCCTGGGATATGATCCGGCAACCGATGAATATGCAATTGATACAATCAGCAGGTACTACACGGGAGAATGGGGATACCGTCCTGATACCACTGCCGAATGGATGAGTAGGGCCGATCTTGAACACACCTATCCTGCCCGAGTAAACCGGATCGCTCTCAGCCAGATAGGAATAGGGGCAGACTCCTCTCCTCCGGGTACAGAGCCCAAATATCGGGAAGGTGATATCGTTGCCCGCGACCGGGGTGCAGATGCCGCACAGCTCCTCATCCTCTCTTACAATCCGAAGACCGGAGAGTATGGTACGGATATCATCCGCCGTTCATATGATGGAGGATGGGTTAGGGATGGGCAGAATACCCCTGTACTTCGTTCAACCCTTGAACGGCAGTACCCATACAAGGCTAGAAATGTGGATGTCTCCCTGGTTAAAATCAGATAG
- a CDS encoding PAS domain S-box protein — protein MVSDPPIRVLFVDDEPGMLQAIRDYLSIVHSIGVDICNSGAEALTREDLFGFDCLIIDYEMPDIDGIVLLKEIRQMNTDIPIIIFTGKGHEDVAMEAINAGADFYIKKGGNPEELFTELAHFIRTGVSRHRAEQSLVEKERRYRAVVEDMTEFVCRMNAEGVILFVNSAFPKSLQIPFDTLNGVTFYSLYPDHKREIEEVISLCDPDNPSAQLELPFQGSHGKTIWHSWVIRVIFDDRFDIQEIQAVGRDISRQRELDRQGTILRELGISLASSSTLESALSFSLSAAIEIGGLETGAVYLYDHTSGKLSPFLDQGPYRAALHRLYEEFSRIGDEMILNTGDPLYMSMTDLHRYESRFTALAFIPIIRYEEVTGWFILASDNLIEVPYEIRSPLEGVASQIGNVISRIEAEEALRDALIESEERYMQLSETSPDAIAILSGNSVVYLNPAANALFEVDSPDVFIKQPLHDFLDTDLQNWFHEILKTKAREKSPRAGEGFLKTKNGRQIYGELISVPISHAGEDAILLLIRDKTSQRMQEQALIESERRFREMADLLPEPLFEADTNGKLTFCNRGVFALLSASHVPGTDITMASELVSAQEQLRFSTILKKVANDLMPVSGDFIAAGDPSDPRIIHLSLAPILRDGVFSGTRGILIDITENKRYQEKLHHMIEEKDVLFRELHHRVKNNMQIISSMLQLQEEYITDEVILSALHDCEQRIDSMALVHETLYRTESLAGIPFGQYLEDLAQAVTEGFATVRDIRTDIDVGSIMLNLDTAVTIGLIVNELMVNSMKYAFVDRPSGLITIRLTCEDEGCKMRYSDDGVGLPPGFEIEKISSLGMRLVRILARQIRGSLCIESEPGAGMICTVTFPKQAGNI, from the coding sequence ATGGTTTCTGATCCTCCGATACGGGTGCTCTTTGTGGATGATGAACCCGGGATGCTCCAGGCAATCCGGGATTATCTCTCCATAGTTCATTCCATCGGGGTTGATATCTGTAATTCCGGTGCTGAAGCCCTTACCAGGGAGGATCTTTTTGGATTTGACTGCTTGATTATTGATTACGAAATGCCGGACATCGACGGAATTGTTCTTTTAAAAGAGATTCGTCAGATGAATACTGATATTCCCATCATCATCTTCACCGGAAAGGGACATGAAGATGTTGCGATGGAGGCCATCAACGCCGGGGCTGATTTTTACATCAAAAAGGGTGGGAATCCAGAGGAACTCTTCACTGAACTCGCGCATTTTATCCGCACAGGTGTCAGCAGACACCGGGCTGAGCAGTCACTTGTGGAAAAAGAACGCCGGTACAGGGCGGTTGTTGAGGATATGACCGAATTCGTCTGCAGGATGAATGCAGAAGGAGTCATCCTTTTTGTCAACTCGGCCTTTCCAAAAAGTCTCCAAATACCATTTGATACTCTGAACGGAGTGACATTTTACTCACTCTACCCGGACCATAAGCGGGAGATAGAAGAGGTCATCTCCCTCTGTGACCCGGACAATCCTTCAGCCCAACTGGAACTGCCATTTCAGGGAAGTCATGGAAAGACCATCTGGCACAGCTGGGTAATCAGAGTCATATTCGATGATCGGTTCGATATCCAGGAGATACAGGCAGTTGGCAGAGACATATCAAGACAGAGGGAGCTTGACAGGCAGGGAACCATACTCAGAGAACTTGGGATCTCACTTGCCAGTAGTTCAACCCTTGAATCTGCTCTCAGTTTCTCTCTGTCTGCAGCGATAGAGATAGGCGGTCTTGAGACCGGTGCAGTCTATCTGTATGACCATACCTCTGGCAAACTCTCCCCGTTCCTTGACCAGGGGCCATACCGGGCAGCATTACACAGACTCTACGAGGAATTTTCCAGGATTGGAGATGAAATGATCCTCAATACCGGAGATCCGCTCTATATGAGCATGACTGACCTGCACCGGTATGAAAGCAGGTTTACTGCACTTGCATTCATCCCAATTATCAGATATGAAGAGGTAACCGGCTGGTTCATCCTGGCCTCAGACAACCTGATCGAAGTCCCATATGAGATAAGAAGTCCTCTTGAGGGAGTTGCGTCACAGATAGGAAATGTTATCTCACGAATTGAGGCTGAAGAAGCACTTCGGGATGCTCTTATTGAAAGTGAGGAGCGATATATGCAGCTCTCAGAGACATCTCCTGATGCCATTGCAATTTTATCAGGTAATTCTGTAGTCTATCTGAATCCTGCTGCGAATGCACTCTTTGAAGTGGACAGCCCTGATGTCTTTATCAAACAACCACTCCATGATTTTCTTGATACTGACCTGCAGAACTGGTTTCATGAGATCCTGAAGACCAAGGCCAGAGAGAAGAGTCCAAGAGCAGGCGAAGGATTTCTCAAAACGAAAAATGGCCGACAGATATATGGTGAGCTCATCAGCGTTCCTATCTCCCATGCAGGAGAAGATGCAATCCTTCTGCTTATCCGTGATAAAACAAGTCAGCGGATGCAGGAGCAGGCATTGATTGAGAGCGAACGCCGGTTTCGTGAGATGGCTGATCTCCTGCCCGAACCACTTTTTGAAGCTGATACAAACGGAAAGCTAACCTTTTGTAACCGTGGCGTTTTCGCTCTTCTTAGTGCATCACATGTTCCGGGTACCGATATCACCATGGCATCAGAACTGGTTTCCGCGCAGGAGCAACTCAGGTTTTCCACCATTCTGAAAAAGGTCGCAAATGATCTGATGCCGGTTTCCGGGGACTTTATTGCTGCAGGAGACCCTTCGGATCCGCGAATTATTCATCTTTCCCTTGCCCCCATCCTCCGTGACGGGGTTTTCTCCGGCACCCGGGGTATCCTCATTGATATTACCGAGAACAAGCGGTATCAGGAGAAACTCCACCATATGATCGAGGAGAAGGATGTGCTCTTTCGTGAACTGCACCACAGGGTAAAGAACAACATGCAGATCATATCAAGCATGCTCCAGCTGCAGGAAGAGTACATCACCGATGAAGTCATCCTCTCAGCCCTCCATGATTGTGAACAGCGGATCGACTCAATGGCCCTTGTCCATGAGACATTATACCGGACCGAGTCACTTGCAGGCATTCCCTTCGGGCAGTATCTTGAGGATCTTGCACAGGCAGTGACCGAGGGATTTGCAACCGTAAGGGATATCAGGACTGATATCGATGTCGGAAGTATCATGCTCAATCTGGATACCGCTGTCACCATCGGACTTATCGTAAATGAACTGATGGTAAATTCCATGAAATATGCCTTTGTGGACCGGCCTTCAGGGCTTATCACCATCAGGCTGACGTGTGAGGATGAGGGATGCAAGATGCGGTATTCGGATGACGGAGTTGGTCTCCCACCAGGATTTGAGATTGAAAAGATCTCCAGTCTTGGGATGCGACTTGTGCGTATCCTTGCAAGGCAGATACGCGGATCATTATGTATTGAGAGTGAACCTGGTGCAGGAATGATCTGCACCGTTACCTTCCCGAAACAGGCAGGAAATATATGA
- a CDS encoding hybrid sensor histidine kinase/response regulator, translated as MTQVLIVEDEAIVAESIASKLRRYGYEVVDTLPTGEEAVDKAGKTRPDVILMDIHLAGKMDGIQAADRISSQYHIPVIFLTAYADEQTIARAKEAGPFGYLVKPFRERDLYVTIEMARERSRLEAELEAANRELDSFSYSVSHDLRAPLIAIDGFSRILEETYAGYLPPDGVECLSRIRQAANQMDQLIEDFLRLSRVTRAPLQMEKLDISRIARDILGQLATHDPDRRVHWRVEEGLAAYGDPGLCEIALKNLIGNAWKYTMHTNNAQIQVGSLMQGQTRVFFIKDNGAGFPSEKANLLFIPLQRLHSHQEFPGNGIGLATVQRIVHRHGGRIWAEGATGEGATFFFTLPEEAG; from the coding sequence ATGACCCAGGTGCTTATCGTTGAAGATGAGGCAATTGTGGCTGAATCTATCGCATCCAAACTTCGCCGGTACGGATATGAAGTGGTTGATACTCTTCCGACCGGAGAAGAGGCAGTAGATAAAGCTGGAAAAACGAGGCCTGATGTGATCCTCATGGATATTCATCTGGCAGGAAAGATGGACGGGATACAGGCCGCAGATCGGATCTCAAGCCAGTATCATATCCCGGTGATTTTCCTAACTGCCTATGCTGACGAACAGACCATAGCCCGTGCAAAAGAAGCAGGTCCCTTTGGATACCTTGTAAAACCATTCAGAGAACGGGACCTGTACGTAACAATTGAGATGGCACGGGAGCGATCCAGGCTTGAAGCAGAACTTGAGGCGGCAAACCGGGAACTTGATTCGTTCAGTTACTCAGTATCGCATGATCTGCGGGCACCACTCATTGCTATTGATGGATTCTCCCGTATCCTTGAAGAGACCTATGCCGGGTACCTTCCCCCTGACGGTGTTGAATGTCTGTCCAGAATCAGGCAGGCAGCAAACCAGATGGACCAGCTTATCGAGGACTTTCTGCGGCTCTCACGAGTAACCCGGGCACCACTCCAGATGGAGAAACTTGACATCTCCCGTATAGCACGTGATATCCTGGGTCAGCTGGCAACGCATGATCCTGACCGGAGGGTTCACTGGAGGGTTGAGGAAGGACTGGCAGCATATGGAGATCCTGGCTTGTGTGAGATTGCCCTTAAAAATCTTATCGGAAATGCATGGAAATATACGATGCATACTAATAATGCACAGATCCAGGTAGGTAGCCTGATGCAGGGTCAGACACGGGTGTTCTTTATCAAAGACAACGGCGCAGGTTTTCCATCCGAGAAAGCAAACCTCCTCTTCATCCCTCTGCAACGGCTTCACTCCCACCAGGAGTTCCCTGGAAATGGCATCGGCCTTGCAACAGTACAACGGATAGTGCACCGGCATGGTGGACGGATATGGGCAGAAGGGGCTACCGGTGAAGGAGCAACCTTCTTTTTTACCCTTCCGGAAGAGGCGGGATAA